A section of the Polyangium spumosum genome encodes:
- a CDS encoding CocE/NonD family hydrolase has product MSVRVSLPRTSPLVLALLASTACQTSENGAPSPPPLPASPPAPAAAAEASKGAEEPNPRAAFIRARYTKYEYRIPMRDGARLFTAVYVPNDASPSRRYPFLMMRTPYTVWPYGVDRYPRRFASEALEKEGFIFVLQDVRGRYMSEGEYVNMRPHIDKKGPNDIDESSDTYDTIEWLTKNVADNNGRVGLLGTSYPGFYAAAGAIDSHPALEAVSPQAPIADWFRGDDMHRHGAFNLQLAFHFFASFDKPRAKPYEPGEDDWEDFDYGTPDAYRFFLGAGPLAEAEARHFKGDRPFFRDIVAHPNYDEFWKARNILPHLRNIEAAVLVVGGFFDTEDLYGPLAMYQAIEAQNPKAKNSIVMGPWSHGGWHHGRGDSLGDAEFGFATNDAFKELELAFFKHHLKDGPDPELAEALVFETGANRFRRFSAWPPRAAKKGRLYLHESGALSFEPPQNTEAASDEYLSDPDKPVPYTQDIGNDWSSSYMAEDQRFASRRPDVLEYRSEPLERDVTLAGPLEAELWVSTTGTDADWVVKLIDENPGKMPDFSKSDLRAGKRDRGGQQILVRGEPFRGRFRESYEAPKPFVPGEPTKVKFAVNDVFHTWKRGHRIVIQVQSSWFPFIDRNPQKFVPSIFAAKPSDYTKATHRVYRSQAMPSALEVTILPGLDE; this is encoded by the coding sequence GTGTCCGTTCGTGTCTCTCTCCCCCGCACATCCCCGCTCGTCCTCGCGCTGCTCGCCTCCACGGCGTGCCAGACCTCGGAGAACGGCGCCCCGTCGCCGCCGCCCCTGCCTGCCTCTCCGCCGGCGCCCGCCGCCGCGGCCGAGGCCTCGAAGGGGGCCGAGGAGCCGAACCCGCGGGCCGCGTTCATCCGGGCGCGCTACACGAAATACGAATACCGCATTCCCATGCGCGACGGCGCGCGGCTCTTCACGGCCGTGTACGTGCCGAACGACGCGAGCCCCTCGCGAAGGTATCCGTTCCTGATGATGCGCACGCCCTACACCGTGTGGCCCTACGGGGTCGATCGGTATCCGCGCCGCTTCGCCTCCGAGGCGCTCGAAAAGGAGGGCTTCATCTTCGTCCTCCAGGACGTGCGCGGCCGGTACATGTCCGAGGGCGAGTACGTCAACATGCGGCCGCACATCGACAAAAAAGGCCCGAACGACATCGACGAGAGCTCGGACACGTATGACACGATCGAGTGGCTGACGAAAAACGTGGCCGACAACAACGGCCGCGTGGGGCTGCTCGGCACCTCGTATCCGGGGTTTTACGCGGCCGCGGGGGCGATCGACTCGCACCCGGCGCTCGAGGCCGTCTCGCCGCAGGCGCCGATCGCCGACTGGTTCCGCGGCGACGACATGCACCGGCACGGCGCCTTCAACCTCCAGCTCGCCTTCCATTTTTTCGCCTCCTTCGACAAGCCGAGGGCGAAGCCCTACGAGCCCGGGGAGGACGACTGGGAGGATTTCGATTACGGGACCCCCGACGCATACCGGTTTTTCCTGGGCGCGGGGCCCCTCGCCGAGGCCGAGGCGCGGCATTTCAAGGGCGACCGCCCGTTCTTCCGCGACATCGTGGCGCACCCGAACTACGACGAGTTCTGGAAGGCGAGGAACATCCTGCCCCACCTGCGCAACATCGAGGCCGCCGTGCTCGTCGTCGGAGGTTTCTTCGATACGGAGGACCTCTACGGCCCGCTCGCGATGTACCAGGCGATCGAGGCGCAAAACCCGAAGGCGAAGAACTCGATCGTCATGGGCCCGTGGAGCCACGGCGGCTGGCACCACGGCAGGGGGGACAGCCTCGGCGACGCGGAGTTCGGGTTCGCCACGAATGACGCGTTCAAGGAGCTCGAGCTCGCGTTCTTCAAGCACCACCTGAAGGACGGGCCGGACCCGGAGCTCGCGGAGGCGCTCGTCTTCGAGACGGGCGCGAACCGCTTCCGGAGGTTCTCCGCCTGGCCCCCGCGCGCGGCGAAAAAAGGGCGGCTCTACCTGCACGAGAGCGGCGCGCTCTCGTTCGAGCCGCCGCAAAACACGGAGGCCGCGAGCGACGAATACCTGAGCGACCCCGACAAACCCGTCCCCTATACCCAGGACATCGGCAACGACTGGTCGTCGAGCTACATGGCGGAGGACCAGCGCTTCGCCTCGCGGAGGCCGGACGTGCTCGAATATCGCTCCGAGCCGCTCGAGCGGGACGTGACGCTCGCGGGCCCGCTCGAGGCCGAGCTCTGGGTGAGCACGACCGGGACCGACGCCGACTGGGTGGTGAAGCTCATCGACGAGAACCCGGGCAAGATGCCGGATTTCAGCAAGAGCGACCTGCGCGCGGGCAAAAGAGACCGCGGCGGCCAGCAGATCCTCGTGCGCGGCGAGCCCTTCCGCGGGCGCTTCCGCGAGAGCTACGAGGCGCCGAAGCCCTTCGTCCCGGGCGAGCCCACGAAGGTGAAATTCGCGGTGAACGACGTCTTCCACACGTGGAAACGAGGGCACCGGATCGTGATCCAGGTGCAATCGAGCTGGTTCCCGTTCATCGATCGAAACCCGCAGAAATTCGTGCCCAGCATCTTCGCGGCCAAGCCGAGCGATTACACGAAAGCCACGCACCGGGTCTATCGGTCGCAGGCGATGCCGAGCGCGCTCGAAGTGACGATCCTCCCGGGTCTCGACGAGTAG
- a CDS encoding L-2-amino-thiazoline-4-carboxylic acid hydrolase, whose product MTTTPEERLEAILRFGRDEATRSLGEAGADRLRSIAWARFYALAPEAPSFRERMNRNLFVLTVPLLALYQALRQGLGLEQAEALRLAEDMLHAAYHERMNPVLLAAMNVTYQVAPIRRVFLRRIETTQEPGGFAFEVPKDADAVIALDVRVCPIARFAKEHGAPEIVPLICRIDDLVASKLTGLRLERTGTIGTGASYCDFRYVKKDR is encoded by the coding sequence ATGACGACCACCCCGGAAGAGCGGCTCGAAGCCATCCTGCGGTTCGGGCGCGACGAGGCCACACGTTCCCTCGGCGAGGCTGGCGCCGATCGTCTGCGCTCGATCGCCTGGGCCCGGTTTTACGCGCTCGCGCCCGAGGCGCCGAGCTTCCGCGAGCGCATGAATCGTAACCTCTTCGTGCTCACCGTGCCGCTGCTCGCGCTCTACCAGGCGCTCCGGCAGGGCCTCGGGCTCGAGCAAGCGGAGGCGCTCCGCCTCGCCGAGGACATGTTACACGCGGCGTACCACGAGCGCATGAACCCCGTGCTGCTCGCGGCGATGAACGTCACCTACCAGGTCGCGCCGATCCGGCGCGTGTTCCTGCGGCGCATCGAGACGACGCAGGAGCCCGGAGGCTTCGCGTTCGAGGTGCCGAAGGACGCGGACGCCGTGATCGCGCTCGACGTGCGCGTCTGCCCGATCGCGCGTTTCGCCAAGGAGCACGGCGCGCCCGAGATCGTCCCGCTGATCTGCCGCATCGACGATCTCGTCGCCTCGAAGCTCACGGGCCTGCGCCTCGAGCGCACCGGCACGATCGGCACCGGCGCCTCGTATTGCGATTTCCGGTACGTCAAGAAGGACCGATGA
- a CDS encoding M20/M25/M40 family metallo-hydrolase, translating into MKIAPAASRAALVFALVALVALRILGFVPRGAAANAEALGFSVDRASAHVTRLAAAPRPPGTEGHDAAREMILAELRRLGIPAEIQRAATIGTHWGVPYDGARVENLVARLEGRERGPALALVAHYDSVPNAPGAADDASGVAVLLETARALREGPALRNDVIFLFTDAEEAGVLGGAVFVREHPAFRDIGLALNFDARGSEGPVGLIETSPEAGALVRHFGAAAPSPVASSLFPEIARRLGHQTDLYPFLRAGVPGMNFAFADGAAHYHAPVDDPAHLDRRTLAHAGTLALSLARRFGDLDLARLPAEPVVYFDVPGLGLVVYRRAWALPIVMIPAALFALAFVRAKRRGQARPTRVLAGLGVLLASLAAASALATGIVAALRALSPAWGAFRGDPFDPGLARITLALLGVAIHAAAYRFVRRHLSAFELALGAASAWLLLALATAALLPGASFLFALPLAASLVGLLVWQGRPSESPSRGLVLLLSALPAIVLAVPVPHLLFIALGLPRAAPAVAVVVLLAGLLSPLLEVLGGGASRRPALGLAGASGALLGLSVATNHFSPAQPRPACLAYALDADRREAVWTTTEVKPSPWTALHIPEATRGAARFSLPGQGALRHEAEAPRLDVPPAELEPLGDEVHEGTRTLRFRLRSARRAPFVLVSVTSEALLHGATIDGVRVEEKGGFQATSADPWGFTFQGLPAEGIEWSIDLAPGAPVAVRVVDRTYSLPEPLLQAPKPADVMPMPFRVAGSTFVAMERTFPPNP; encoded by the coding sequence ATGAAAATAGCCCCCGCGGCCAGCCGCGCCGCGCTCGTGTTCGCCCTCGTCGCGCTCGTCGCCCTCCGGATCCTGGGGTTCGTCCCGAGAGGCGCGGCGGCGAACGCGGAGGCGCTTGGTTTTTCGGTCGATCGCGCGTCGGCCCACGTCACGCGCCTCGCCGCGGCGCCTCGTCCTCCGGGCACGGAGGGCCACGACGCCGCGCGGGAGATGATCCTCGCGGAGCTCCGGCGCCTCGGCATCCCCGCGGAGATCCAGCGCGCCGCGACGATAGGCACCCACTGGGGCGTGCCGTACGACGGCGCCCGCGTCGAGAACCTCGTCGCCCGCCTGGAGGGGCGCGAGCGGGGCCCAGCCCTCGCGCTCGTCGCCCATTACGACTCCGTGCCCAATGCCCCCGGCGCGGCCGACGACGCGAGCGGCGTCGCCGTCTTGCTGGAGACGGCCCGCGCCCTGCGCGAGGGCCCCGCGCTCCGGAACGACGTGATCTTCCTGTTCACCGACGCCGAGGAGGCCGGCGTGCTCGGCGGCGCCGTGTTCGTCCGCGAGCACCCGGCCTTTCGGGACATCGGCCTCGCGCTGAACTTCGACGCGCGTGGCTCCGAGGGCCCCGTCGGCCTCATCGAGACGAGCCCCGAGGCCGGCGCGCTCGTGCGGCATTTCGGCGCCGCAGCGCCCTCCCCGGTCGCCTCGTCGCTCTTCCCCGAAATCGCGCGCCGCCTCGGGCACCAGACCGATCTCTACCCCTTCCTGCGGGCCGGCGTCCCCGGGATGAACTTCGCCTTCGCCGACGGCGCTGCCCATTACCACGCGCCCGTCGACGACCCGGCGCACCTCGACCGGCGGACCCTCGCGCACGCGGGCACCCTCGCGCTCTCCCTCGCGCGGCGCTTCGGCGACCTCGATCTCGCGCGCCTCCCGGCCGAGCCGGTCGTCTATTTCGACGTCCCGGGCCTCGGGCTCGTCGTGTACCGCCGCGCGTGGGCGCTGCCGATCGTGATGATCCCGGCGGCCCTCTTCGCCCTCGCGTTCGTCCGGGCAAAACGGCGCGGGCAGGCGCGCCCGACACGCGTGCTCGCCGGGCTCGGCGTGCTGCTCGCCTCGCTCGCGGCCGCGTCGGCGCTCGCGACCGGGATCGTCGCCGCGCTCCGGGCCCTCTCGCCCGCGTGGGGCGCGTTCCGCGGAGATCCCTTCGATCCGGGCCTCGCGCGGATCACCCTCGCCCTCCTCGGCGTCGCCATCCACGCCGCCGCATATCGGTTTGTCCGAAGACACCTCTCTGCCTTCGAGCTCGCCCTCGGCGCGGCCTCGGCCTGGCTGCTGCTCGCGCTCGCGACGGCCGCGCTCCTCCCGGGCGCGAGTTTTCTCTTCGCCCTCCCGCTCGCGGCGTCCCTCGTGGGCCTGCTCGTCTGGCAGGGCCGCCCGTCCGAATCGCCATCACGTGGCCTCGTGCTCCTGCTCTCGGCGCTGCCGGCGATCGTCCTCGCCGTGCCGGTCCCTCATCTCCTGTTCATCGCGCTCGGCTTGCCGCGGGCCGCGCCCGCCGTCGCCGTCGTCGTGCTCCTCGCGGGCCTCCTTTCCCCGCTGCTCGAGGTCCTCGGCGGCGGGGCGTCTCGCAGGCCCGCCCTCGGCCTCGCCGGCGCGTCCGGGGCCCTGCTCGGTTTGTCCGTCGCGACAAACCATTTTTCGCCCGCCCAGCCGCGCCCCGCGTGCCTCGCGTACGCCCTCGACGCCGATCGCCGCGAGGCCGTGTGGACGACGACCGAGGTGAAGCCCTCTCCCTGGACGGCGTTGCACATCCCCGAGGCCACGCGCGGCGCCGCGCGCTTCTCGCTGCCCGGCCAGGGCGCGCTCCGGCACGAGGCCGAGGCGCCGCGGCTCGACGTCCCGCCTGCCGAGCTCGAACCCCTCGGCGACGAGGTCCACGAGGGGACCCGCACGCTCCGCTTTCGCCTCCGCTCGGCCCGGCGCGCGCCGTTCGTCCTCGTCTCGGTCACTTCGGAGGCCCTCCTCCACGGCGCCACGATCGACGGCGTTCGCGTGGAGGAGAAAGGCGGGTTTCAGGCGACGAGCGCCGACCCCTGGGGTTTTACCTTCCAGGGTTTGCCCGCGGAGGGCATCGAATGGTCGATCGACCTCGCGCCCGGCGCGCCGGTGGCCGTGCGGGTCGTCGATCGGACGTATTCCCTCCCCGAGCCGCTCCTCCAGGCGCCGAAACCCGCCGACGTGATGCCGATGCCCTTCCGCGTCGCCGGCTCCACGTTCGTCGCGATGGAACGAACGTTCCCCCCGAACCCCTGA
- a CDS encoding ferredoxin--NADP reductase, translating into MELDKAPPHESTSGSDARKSLDPAALLPTTVVVRLEALVRDVRTVLNDLAGVRPPPFSVRKPLARHLLAVTVPSPAARAGITPRKLRVTHVTRETRDAVSLTLADPDGRRISFVPGQFFTVLVTLESGEVLRRAYSISSLPDEDGAAAEVTITIKRMPGGRASSLLNERVAAGDVLEVLGPSGSFTVTPDPAAKRHLVLLAGGSGITPLASITKVTLAREPESRVSLIYGSRGQDDIIFREALVSLAEAHAGRFTVRHVLSDPPAGFTGRTGMLDRDNVTRELDAIAASVGMDANATDYYVCGPEPMMAAAREALVARGVDPGRIHEERFSSPARRGAPSLPTLSAPVEIRLRGATKTVVSEPGQTLLEAGLAASLPMPFSCTMGGCGACKVKLLSGDVASEEPNCLQEEERSRGFVLACVSRATAPCTVEVP; encoded by the coding sequence ATGGAGCTCGACAAGGCCCCCCCCCACGAGAGCACGAGCGGAAGCGACGCGCGCAAGAGCCTCGATCCCGCGGCTCTCCTGCCCACCACGGTCGTCGTCCGGCTCGAAGCGCTCGTGCGGGATGTACGCACGGTCCTGAACGACCTCGCCGGCGTGCGGCCTCCGCCCTTCTCCGTCCGCAAGCCGCTCGCCCGGCACCTGCTCGCGGTGACGGTGCCCTCGCCCGCCGCGCGCGCCGGCATCACGCCGCGCAAGCTCCGCGTCACGCACGTCACGCGCGAGACCCGGGACGCCGTCTCGTTGACCCTCGCCGATCCCGACGGAAGGCGCATCTCGTTCGTCCCCGGCCAGTTCTTCACCGTGCTCGTGACGCTGGAGAGCGGCGAGGTGCTCCGCCGCGCCTATTCGATCTCGAGCCTGCCCGACGAGGACGGCGCGGCCGCCGAGGTGACGATCACCATCAAACGAATGCCCGGCGGGCGCGCCTCGAGCCTGCTCAACGAGCGCGTCGCCGCGGGCGACGTCCTCGAGGTGCTCGGCCCCTCCGGGAGCTTCACCGTCACGCCGGATCCCGCGGCGAAGAGGCACCTCGTGCTGCTCGCGGGCGGCAGCGGCATCACGCCGCTCGCCTCGATCACGAAGGTTACGCTCGCCCGCGAGCCGGAGAGCCGCGTCTCGCTCATTTACGGCAGCCGCGGGCAGGACGACATCATCTTCCGCGAGGCCCTCGTATCCCTCGCCGAGGCGCATGCAGGCCGCTTCACCGTCCGCCACGTGCTCTCGGATCCACCCGCGGGTTTTACCGGACGCACCGGCATGCTCGATCGGGACAACGTCACGCGCGAGCTCGACGCGATCGCCGCGTCCGTGGGGATGGACGCGAATGCGACGGACTATTACGTCTGCGGCCCCGAGCCGATGATGGCCGCCGCGCGCGAGGCGCTCGTCGCCCGCGGCGTCGACCCCGGCCGCATCCACGAGGAGCGCTTCTCCTCTCCCGCGCGCCGCGGTGCGCCTTCGCTCCCCACGCTCTCGGCGCCCGTGGAGATCCGGCTCCGCGGCGCCACGAAGACCGTGGTCTCGGAGCCCGGACAAACCTTGCTCGAGGCGGGCCTCGCGGCGTCCTTGCCCATGCCGTTCTCGTGTACGATGGGCGGATGCGGCGCGTGCAAGGTGAAGCTCCTCTCGGGGGATGTGGCGAGCGAGGAGCCGAATTGCCTGCAAGAGGAGGAGCGGAGCCGAGGGTTCGTTCTCGCGTGCGTGTCCCGCGCGACGGCGCCGTGCACGGTGGAAGTGCCGTGA
- a CDS encoding MerR family transcriptional regulator, which translates to MDVVISSKEAARPSVDREAYPYRMKDLCERTGLPRQVIHFYIQQGLVPEGHKTGRNMAYYGEEHLARILLVRKLQHERFLPLRAIKALLDERDEAFSPAQRSFVHEVKSRLSRALGARADRPTTVDANELIQKLGLSRKDLEDMVELGLIAAAEEHDAKGRARLVVASDDTWILETYAELRAIGFDESKGFSARDILMYEEAMSALFAREAKILAERLSSLSPERAAHMVERAMPIINAFLVRYHDALARNFLATL; encoded by the coding sequence ATGGATGTGGTGATTTCGAGCAAGGAGGCCGCGCGGCCGAGCGTGGACCGCGAGGCTTACCCGTATCGCATGAAGGACCTCTGCGAGCGGACGGGTTTGCCGCGGCAGGTCATTCATTTCTACATCCAGCAGGGCCTCGTGCCGGAGGGTCACAAGACCGGCCGCAACATGGCGTATTACGGCGAAGAGCACCTCGCGCGTATCCTCCTCGTGCGGAAGCTCCAGCACGAGCGGTTCCTCCCGCTGCGCGCGATCAAGGCCCTGCTCGACGAGCGCGACGAGGCGTTCAGCCCCGCGCAACGCAGCTTCGTGCACGAGGTGAAATCACGCCTCAGCAGGGCGCTCGGCGCCCGCGCCGACCGGCCCACGACCGTGGACGCGAACGAGCTCATCCAGAAGCTCGGCCTGTCCCGGAAGGATCTCGAGGACATGGTCGAGCTCGGCCTCATCGCGGCCGCCGAGGAGCACGACGCGAAGGGCCGCGCGCGCCTCGTCGTGGCGAGCGACGACACCTGGATCCTCGAGACGTACGCCGAGCTCCGCGCGATCGGCTTCGACGAGTCGAAGGGCTTCTCGGCGCGCGACATCCTGATGTACGAGGAGGCCATGAGCGCGCTCTTCGCCCGCGAGGCGAAGATCCTCGCCGAGCGCCTCTCCTCGCTCTCGCCCGAACGAGCGGCCCACATGGTCGAGCGGGCGATGCCGATCATCAACGCATTTCTGGTCCGCTACCACGACGCCCTCGCGAGGAACTTCCTCGCGACCCTTTGA
- a CDS encoding ferritin-like domain-containing protein, producing the protein MFDTSRLTRLLPARMQSQIDAYFEAIEVMFSVKDPKVLGALGPASVRGLLLHRGKQGTPTDMPAAHAAHFDWSYPSDQPEMADLYRRAKVGQWNGDDLPWETSVDPLDPERPLIPEEFLNFDYIEEFGIKLDKKERTELSYSMCSWMLSQFLHGEQGALFAAAQVTEAVQFFDGKLYGATQVMDEGRHVEVFNRYLDTKLHKLYQINDNLFVIIDSLMTDGRWDMKFLGMQIMVEGLALGAFGTLYRQTKEPLLKELLKMVIQDEARHVHYGVCALREHFTKHITERERQEREDWAFEVALLMRNRFAAYEVFEEWFEGRLTRAQWRDVVYRSKGMDQFRTVMFSRLVPNLREIGLLSPRIMPRYEEVGLMRYFGGAAADKLTAESLLSDPH; encoded by the coding sequence ATGTTCGACACGAGCCGGCTCACGAGGTTGCTCCCGGCGAGGATGCAATCGCAGATCGACGCGTATTTCGAGGCGATCGAGGTGATGTTCTCGGTCAAGGATCCGAAGGTGCTCGGCGCGCTCGGCCCCGCGAGCGTGCGGGGCCTGCTCCTGCACCGGGGCAAGCAAGGCACACCGACGGACATGCCCGCGGCGCACGCCGCCCATTTCGACTGGAGTTACCCGAGTGATCAGCCCGAGATGGCCGACCTCTACCGCCGCGCCAAGGTCGGCCAGTGGAACGGCGACGATCTCCCCTGGGAGACGAGCGTCGATCCGCTCGATCCGGAGCGCCCGCTCATCCCCGAGGAGTTCTTGAACTTCGACTACATCGAGGAGTTCGGCATCAAGCTCGACAAGAAGGAGCGGACCGAGCTCAGCTACAGCATGTGCTCCTGGATGCTGAGCCAGTTCTTGCACGGCGAGCAGGGCGCGCTCTTCGCCGCCGCGCAGGTGACCGAGGCCGTGCAGTTCTTCGACGGCAAGCTCTACGGCGCGACGCAGGTGATGGACGAGGGCCGCCACGTCGAGGTCTTCAACCGTTACCTCGATACGAAGCTCCACAAGCTCTACCAGATCAACGACAACCTCTTCGTGATCATCGACTCGCTCATGACCGACGGCCGCTGGGACATGAAGTTCCTCGGCATGCAGATCATGGTCGAGGGCCTCGCGCTCGGCGCGTTCGGCACGCTGTACAGGCAGACGAAGGAGCCGCTCTTGAAGGAGCTCCTGAAGATGGTCATCCAGGACGAGGCGCGGCACGTGCATTACGGCGTCTGCGCGCTGCGCGAGCACTTCACGAAGCACATCACCGAGCGCGAGCGGCAGGAGCGCGAGGACTGGGCGTTCGAGGTCGCGCTGCTCATGCGCAACCGCTTCGCCGCCTACGAGGTGTTCGAGGAGTGGTTCGAGGGCCGGCTGACGCGCGCCCAGTGGCGAGACGTGGTGTACCGGTCGAAGGGGATGGACCAGTTCCGGACCGTGATGTTCAGCCGCCTCGTGCCGAACCTGCGCGAGATCGGCCTGCTCTCGCCGCGCATCATGCCGCGTTACGAGGAGGTCGGCCTGATGCGGTATTTCGGCGGGGCCGCCGCCGACAAACTCACGGCGGAGAGCCTGCTCTCCGATCCCCACTGA
- a CDS encoding serine/threonine-protein kinase, with product MTVAPSPGTLLLGKYRVERELGSGGMGVVLEATHLALGQTVAIKLLNPSLALSHDVVTRFLREARIAATLPSEHVARVSDVGQTETGAPYLVMERLYGRDLEAELGRRGRLPVAEATDLALEACEGIAAAHAQGLVHRDLKPANLFLAERPLRPPVLKVLDFGLSKEAPGQNASITGTDAVFGTPQYMSPEQIQSTKNVDARSDQHALGMILYEMLAGSPPYQAESVTQLIVVIATQPPPRVREKRPEVPAPLEAAIVRALAKRPNERFPDLGAFAEAIAPFGGPDAHARAARITHVLAGTASVDTAAPPRPSRVPTDEAVTLPRAPAHTHAGVTSSVDFGDSVRGRKKRAALLVIGGLVAAALVVALLVTTGGDAPPEATTAQQDTSSAARAPEATRGATEPAPEVTSAPPLPSATALASASTSTSTTAAKTSKPPRETTKTSRQSKIKQTVGVFGGSRK from the coding sequence ATGACGGTCGCGCCGTCGCCCGGGACCCTCCTGCTGGGAAAGTACCGCGTCGAGCGAGAGCTCGGCAGCGGCGGGATGGGCGTCGTCCTCGAAGCCACGCACCTCGCGCTCGGCCAGACCGTGGCCATCAAGCTCTTGAACCCGTCGCTCGCGCTCTCGCACGACGTCGTGACGCGGTTCCTCCGCGAAGCGCGGATCGCCGCCACGTTGCCCTCCGAGCACGTCGCGCGCGTCAGCGACGTGGGGCAGACCGAGACGGGCGCGCCGTACCTCGTGATGGAGCGCCTCTACGGCCGCGACCTCGAGGCCGAGCTCGGCCGTCGCGGCAGGTTGCCCGTCGCCGAGGCCACGGACCTCGCGCTCGAGGCCTGCGAGGGCATCGCGGCCGCGCACGCGCAAGGCCTCGTGCACCGGGATCTCAAGCCCGCGAACCTCTTCCTCGCCGAGCGCCCGCTCCGCCCGCCGGTGCTCAAGGTGCTCGACTTCGGCCTGTCCAAGGAGGCGCCGGGGCAAAACGCGTCGATCACCGGCACCGACGCGGTCTTCGGCACGCCGCAGTACATGTCCCCCGAGCAGATCCAGTCGACCAAGAACGTCGACGCGCGCAGCGATCAGCACGCGCTCGGGATGATCCTGTACGAGATGCTCGCGGGCAGCCCGCCCTACCAGGCCGAGAGCGTCACGCAGCTCATCGTGGTCATCGCCACGCAGCCGCCGCCGCGCGTGCGGGAAAAACGCCCCGAGGTGCCCGCGCCGCTCGAAGCGGCGATCGTGCGCGCCCTGGCGAAGCGGCCGAACGAGCGTTTCCCGGATCTCGGCGCGTTCGCCGAGGCGATCGCGCCCTTCGGCGGCCCCGACGCGCACGCGCGCGCCGCGCGTATCACGCACGTGCTCGCGGGCACGGCGAGCGTCGACACGGCGGCGCCGCCGCGCCCCTCACGCGTGCCGACCGACGAGGCCGTGACGTTGCCGCGCGCGCCGGCCCATACACACGCGGGCGTCACGAGCTCCGTCGACTTCGGCGATTCGGTTCGAGGTCGGAAAAAACGCGCGGCCCTGCTCGTGATCGGCGGCCTCGTCGCTGCTGCGCTCGTCGTCGCGTTGCTCGTCACCACGGGAGGCGACGCGCCGCCGGAGGCGACGACGGCGCAGCAAGACACGTCCTCCGCGGCGCGCGCGCCCGAGGCGACGCGAGGCGCGACCGAGCCCGCTCCCGAGGTGACGAGCGCGCCGCCGCTCCCCTCGGCGACCGCGCTCGCGAGCGCGAGCACGAGCACGAGCACGACTGCGGCGAAGACCTCGAAGCCGCCGCGCGAGACGACGAAGACCTCGAGGCAGTCCAAGATCAAGCAAACCGTCGGAGTTTTTGGTGGCAGCCGCAAGTAA